The DNA window CCAAGACGCTGCACTTCTAAAGGCAAATCACACGCGCCAAAATTTGAGCCAGCCCAAATAAACACGCTTGCACCTGTTGCTGCGCTAATGTCATCAACAATTTCTTTTGCTTCGGGCTTTAAACCATCAGGTAATTGCAAACAAACTTTCTTTGCATTCTTCTCTTTAATGGTTTGAATGACACGATTTGTTTCCAGTTTATAATTTCCCATAGTACATCAACAAAAGATAATGAAAAGAAAAAAAAAGAAAATAAAAAAAATTTGCACGCTTCATAGTGAAAAAGAAGAACAATAATTATTCTTTCTTTTCTTTTGAAGAATCTTCTTCAGCATCCGATGAATCTTCGTTTAACTCATCAGCTTCTTCATCAGCAAATTCATCTTCTTTAACAGATTCGTCAACATCATCGCCAAAATCTTTGGCATCTTCATCAGAAACTTCAGATTCATCTTCCAAATCAACGGAATCATGCTCATCGCCATCTTCTTGTGCTTGACGTTCTACTTCTTCGTTAAGAGCTTCTTTATCAGCTTCTTCTTCGT is part of the Candidatus Woesearchaeota archaeon genome and encodes:
- a CDS encoding diphthamide synthesis protein; this encodes MGNYKLETNRVIQTIKEKNAKKVCLQLPDGLKPEAKEIVDDISAATGASVFIWAGSNFGACDLPLEVQRLGVDLLVHYGHSKWVYDLETVK